A region from the Brassica napus cultivar Da-Ae chromosome C8, Da-Ae, whole genome shotgun sequence genome encodes:
- the LOC106428040 gene encoding DNA replication licensing factor MCM2-like, with translation MAGEDSDNQPSSPSSAGFNTDQLPFCTSQNSENFSDGEAEVDPQVIRDEPEDEEEEEEGEDLFNDNFHQDYEKRDDQDQYESVGLDDSVVDDRGLGQIALDRRAAEAVLDARESRLANRKLPHLLHDNDSDDSNYRPSKRARAAVPPRGNGGDPDGNPSSPGTSLPDVSMTDQTDDYQDEDDEAEFEMYRIQGSLREWVMRDEVRRFIAKKFRDFLLTYVKPNSENGEYVRLINEIVSANKCSLEIDYKEFIHVHPNIAIWLADAPQPVLEVMEEVSEKVIFDLHPNYKNIHQKIYVRVTNLPVNDQIRNIRQIHLNTMIRIGGVVTRRSGVFPQLQQVKYDCNKCGAILGPFFQNSYSEVKVGSCSECQSKGPFTVNVEQTIYRNYQKLTIQESPGTVPAGRLPRHKEVILLNDLIDCARPGEEIEVTGIYTNNFDLSLNTKNGFPVFATVVEANYVTKKQDLFSAYKLTQEDKTQIEELSKDPRIVERIIKSIAPSIYGHEDIKTAIALAMFGGQEKNIKGKHRLRGDINVLLLGDPGTAKSQFLKYVEKTGQRAVYTTGKGASAVGLTAAVHKDPVTREWTLEGGALVLADRGICLIDEFDKMNDQDRVSIHEAMEQQSISISKAGIVTSLQARCSVIAAANPVGGRYDSSKSFAQNVELTDPILSRFDILCVVKDVVDPVTDEMLAEFVVNSHFKSQPKGGKMDDSEPQDDNHGSSGSSDPEVLPQNLLRKYLTYSKLYVFPKLSEIDAKKLETVYANLRRESMNGQGVSIATRHLESMIRMSEANARMHLRQYVTEDDVNMAIRVLLDSFISTQKFGVQRTLRESFKRYITYKKDYNSLLLVLLKELVKNALKFEEIITGSNSGLSSIEVKIEELQTKANEYDLADLRPFFSSTDFAKAHFELDHGLGVIKFPRRLVTW, from the exons ATGGCGGGAGAAGATTCAGACAATCAGCCGTCGTCGCCTTCCTCCGCTGGGTTCAACACCGACCAGTTACCTTTCTGTACGAGCCAGAACTCCGAGAATTTCTCGGATGGAGAAGCCGAGGTAGATCCGCAAGTGATAAGAGATGAGccagaggacgaggaagaagaagaagaaggagaagatctCTTCAACGATAACTTCCACCA AGATTATGAGAAAAGAGATGACCAAGATCAGTATGAGTCTGTTGGATTGGATGATTCCGTCGTCGACGACAGAGGTCTCGGTCAGATTGCGCTTGACCGTCGCGCCGCTGAGGCTGTCCTCGATGCTCGTGAAAGTCGCCTCGCTAATcgcaagcttcctcatctccttcacGATAATG ATTCAGATGATTCGAACTATCGACCTTCGAAGAGGGCTCGAGCTGCGGTTCCACCAAGAGGCAATGGCGGTGATCCTGATGGAAACCCAAGTTCCCCAGGAACATCACTGCCTGATGTCTCAATGACTGATCAAACAGATGATTATCAAGATGAG GATGATGAAGCAGAGTTTGAGATGTATCGTATCCAAGGAAGTCTGAGGGAATGGGTTATGAGAGACGAAGTGCGTCGTTTCATTGCCAAGAAGTTCAGAGACTTCTTGCTCACTTATGTCAAACCAAACAGTGAGAATGGAGAATATGTTCGTCTGATTAATGAAATTGTCTCAG CTAATAAGTGCAGTCTAGAAATTGATTACAAAGAATTCATACATGTCCACCCGAATATTGCCATCTGGCTAGCGGATGCTCCACAACCTGTTCTCGAAGTCATGGAGGAAGTTTCAGAAAAGGTCATCTTTGATCTGCATCCAAACTACAAGAATATTCACCAGAAGATTTATGTTCGTGTTACTAATCTACCAGTTAATGATCAGATTAGGAACATAAG GCAGATTCATCTTAACACAATGATCCGCATTGGTGGAGTTGTCACGAGGCGTTCTGGTGTCTTTCCTCAGCTTCAGCAGGTGAAATATGATTGTAACAAGTGTGGAGCGATATTGGGACCTTTCTTCCAAAACTCGTATTCAGAAGTCAAAGTTGGTTCTTGTTCTGAATGCCAGTCAAAAGGACCGTTTACTGTCAATGTCGAACAG ACGATATACAGGAACTATCAGAAGCTTACCATCCAAGAGAGTCCAGGAACAGTGCCTGCTGGACGACTTCCAAGACACAAGGAAGTTATCTTGCTGAATGACCTTATTGATTGTGCTCGTCCTGGGGAAGAAATT GAGGTTACTGGCATATATACCAACAATTTTGACCTGTCTTTGAACACAAAGAATGGGTTTCCTGTCTTTGCCACTGTGGTGGAGGCAAATTATGTTACAAAGAAGCAAGACCTCTTCTCTGCATACAAGCTAACACAGGAAGACAAGACTCAAATAGAAGAGCTATCCAAGGATCCACGTATAGTTGAACGT ATCATTAAGTCAATTGCTCCGTCAATATATGGCCACGAAGATATCAAGACAGCTATTGCTCTTGCGATGTTTGGGGGCCAAgagaaaaatattaaagggAAACACAGACTGCGTGGAGACATTAATGTGCTTCTACTAGGAGATCCAGGAACAGCAAAATCACAATTTCTCaa ATATGTTGAGAAAACGGGCCAGAGAGCTGTCTACACGACTGGGAAGGGAGCTTCTGCTGTTGGTCTGACTGCAGCAGTACACAAGGATCCAGTTACAAGGGAGTGGACCCTTGAAGGAGGGGCTCTTGTACTTGCTGACCGAGGAATCTGTCTTATCGATGAGTTTGATAAGATGAATGATCAGGACAG GGTGAGTATCCATGAAGCCATGGAACAGCAGAGTATTAGTATATCGAAGGCAGGAATTGTTACTTCTCTGCAAGCTCGTTGCTCTGTTATTGCTGCAGCTAATCCAGTTGGTGGAAG GTACGATTCATCCAAATCATTTGCACAGAATGTGGAGTTGACAGATCCGATCCTTTCTCGTTTTGATATCCTTTGTGTTGTCAAG GATGTGGTTGACCCAGTGACAGATGAAATGCTTGCTGAATTTGTCGTCAATAGTCACTTCAAATCACAGCCTAAAGGTGGTAAAATGGATGATAGCGAGCCCCAAGATGACAATCATGGATCTAGCGGTTCTTCTGATCCCGAG GTTCTTCCCCAGAACTTGCTGAGGAAATACTTAACATACTCGAAGTTGTATGTATTCCCTAAACTGAGTGAAATAGATGCCAAGAAGTTGGAAACTGTTTATGCTAATCTAAGAAGAGAATCAATG AACGGACAAGGGGTCTCTATTGCGACAAGGCACCTGGAGTCAATGATCCGAATGTCTGAAGCAAATGCTAGGATGCACCTTAGACAGTATGTCACAGAAGATGATGTTAACATGGCCATTCGTGTCCTGCTTGACTCTTTCATATCAACTCAGAAATTCGGTGTTCAGAGAACCCTGAGAGAG AGTTTTAAACGATACATTACATACAAAAAGGACTACAACTCACTGCTGCTCGTTCTTCTGAAAGAGCTAGTGAAGAATGCTTTGAAGTTTGAAGAAATCATTACGGGATCAAACTCTGGACTATCTTCTATCGAAGTTAAGATAGAGGAGCTGCAGACGAAG GCCAACGAATACGACCTCGCAGATTTACGGCCGTTCTTTTCGAGCACAGATTTTGCCAAAGCTCATTTCGAGTTGGATCATGGTCTAGGAGTGATCAAATTTCCTAGAAGGTTAGTCACTTGGTAA
- the LOC106428070 gene encoding protein SABRE-like isoform X2 has protein sequence MILSAWNPPSEWGKKFMLRVDAKQGTPKDGNHLELFHVEIYPLRIHLSETMYKMMWEYFFPEEEQNSERRHVRTSITKSSPMEVLKVSTTAGSKRVKRQLASHESSSSSAAVQSQSNVDCVQKSNILDVRSTAGVSADQELRRTSSFDRTWEESVAESVANELLLQSYNSPVSSSNDQKGESSRQMNLKNAKTDKPRSSSRREKKARKKQLEMIKISNIKIRQVDEESRLVVNDLRLLMDTFARDEFAGTRRGLFARVKKHIKCGVL, from the exons ATGATTTTATCCGCATGGAATCCTCCATCCGAGTGGGGAAA GAAATTCATGCTACGTGTGGATGCAAAGCAGGGAACACCAAAAGATGGAAATCATCTTGAACTTTTTCAT GTGGAGATTTACCCTCTCAGAATCCATTTGTCAGAGACAATGTACAAAATGATGTGGGAGTACTTCTTCCCAGAGGAAGAGCAGAATTCAGAAAGGCGACATGTCAGAACTAGCATCACAAAATCATCTCCAATG GAAGTTTTGAAAGTTTCGACAACAGCTGGTTCAAAACGTGTAAAGAGACAGTTAGCAAGTCATGAATCTTCTAGCTCTTCTGCTGCAGTACAGTCACAAAGCAATGTTGACTGTGTTCAA AAATCCAATATCCTAGACGTTAGGTCTACCGCTGGTGTTTCAGCTGATCAGGAATTGAGACGAACTTCTTCTTTCGACAGGACTTGGGAAGAAAGTGTGGCAGAATCTGTAGCTAATGAACTTCTTCTACAGTCTTATAATAGCCCTGTCTCATCTTCCAATGACCAAAAAGGGGAGTCATCTAGACAGATGAATCTCAAAAACGCAAAAACTGACAAGCCTCGCAGCTCTTCTCGCAGAGAAAAGAAGGCTAGAAAAAAACAACTGGAGATGATAAAGATTTCCAATATTAAAATAAGACAG GTGGATGAGGAATCAAGACTGGTTGTAAACGACCTGAGACTGTTGATGGATACATTTGCTCGT
- the LOC106428045 gene encoding protein SABRE-like isoform X1 has protein sequence MAASSATLYFGFLIASITLWMIFSLCSRLFTWMLSLVLGMSVRFRVSSRKCLRDVVVMSETGAFESSSAGEIKFGVGFLSGELCIKVMIYDLDVVMRSSGALSCDKLTLCFQLGYDRAVGIVVIRTMEIVSGDVTMKLDNDFFSQSKRSSATSPSTKKPHKEYQLSALAKYSMYFSEKVSFSLPKLDVRCVNRKHDLFAVNNVTAIILRSIKSKSVEDSGDITRLMELNEIHLFREAESSILEIIKVDVVSFIEIPFQPVLPINANLEIELGGTQCNLFISRLEPWLSLLFPEKRTLVVQEEICTREKLKAADMKTIMWTCTFSAPEMTMLCGIDDLPLYHVSISNLPLIFILYFFFSKNCSSLSMFLLLTAFLPPLFISSKNIGLYMNF, from the exons ATGGCGGCTTCATCTGCGACGTTATACTTTGGATTTCTAATTGCTTCCATCACTTTGTGGATGATCTTCAG CCTTTGTTCCAGGTTGTTTACATGGATGCTCAGTCTAGTGCTTGGAATGTCTGTTAGGTTCCGTGTTAGCAGTAGGAAATGCCTGCGGGATGTCGTGGTGATGTCTGAAACG GGTGCCTTTGAGTCATCGTCCGCTGGTGAAATTAAATTTGGTGTTGGTTTTCTTTCTGGAGAGCTATGTATTAAAGTTATGATATATGATCTTGATGTTGTGATGAGATCCTCTGGTGCTTTATCTTGTGACAAACTCACTCTCTGTTTCCAACTTGGATATGACAG GGCAGTAGGTATTGTGGTTATACGAACCATGGAAATTGTATCTGGAGATGTAACTATGAAACTGGACAATGATTTCTTTTCCCAAAGCAAACGATCATCAGCTACTTCCCCATCTACGAAAAAACCTCATAAAGAGTATCAGCTGTCAGCACTTGCAAAATATTCTATGTATTTTTCTGAAAAG GTTTCCTTCAGCTTACCCAAACTAGATGTCAGATGTGTGAATCGAAAACATGATCTGTTTGCTGTGAATAACGTCACGGCAATTATCTTGAGGAGCATTAAATCGAAGTCTGTTGAAGATTCAGGGGATATTACACGTCTTATGGAACTCAATGAGATTCAT CTCTTTAGGGAAGCTGAATCCTCTATATTAGAGATTATTAAAGTTGATGTGGTGTCTTTTATCGAGATCCCTTTTCAG CCGGTTCTGCCTATTAATGCTAACCTTGAAATAGAGCTAGGAGGTACCCAATGCAATCTATTCATTTCTAGGCTAGAGCCATGGTTGAGCCTTCTTTTCCCGGAGAAGAGAACCCTCGTGGTTCAAGAGGAAATTTGCACTCGAGAGAAATTGAAAGCTGCCGATATGAAAACAATTATGTGGACGTGCACATTTTCAGCCCCTGAGATGACTATGTTATGTGGTATCGATGATTTGCCTTTGTATCATGTAAGCATCTCTAACTTACCACTAATTTttatactctattttttttttagtaaaaattgCTCTAGTTTATCCATGTTTTTACTATTAACGGCGTTTCTACCACCTCTGtttatttcttcaaaaaatATAGGTTTGTATATGAACTTTTAA
- the LOC106428045 gene encoding protein SABRE-like isoform X2, with amino-acid sequence MAASSATLYFGFLIASITLWMIFSLCSRLFTWMLSLVLGMSVRFRVSSRKCLRDVVVMSETGAFESSSAGEIKFGVGFLSGELCIKVMIYDLDVVMRSSGALSCDKLTLCFQLGYDRAVGIVVIRTMEIVSGDVTMKLDNDFFSQSKRSSATSPSTKKPHKEYQLSALAKYSMYFSEKVSFSLPKLDVRCVNRKHDLFAVNNVTAIILRSIKSKSVEDSGDITRLMELNEIHLFREAESSILEIIKVDVVSFIEIPFQVWNH; translated from the exons ATGGCGGCTTCATCTGCGACGTTATACTTTGGATTTCTAATTGCTTCCATCACTTTGTGGATGATCTTCAG CCTTTGTTCCAGGTTGTTTACATGGATGCTCAGTCTAGTGCTTGGAATGTCTGTTAGGTTCCGTGTTAGCAGTAGGAAATGCCTGCGGGATGTCGTGGTGATGTCTGAAACG GGTGCCTTTGAGTCATCGTCCGCTGGTGAAATTAAATTTGGTGTTGGTTTTCTTTCTGGAGAGCTATGTATTAAAGTTATGATATATGATCTTGATGTTGTGATGAGATCCTCTGGTGCTTTATCTTGTGACAAACTCACTCTCTGTTTCCAACTTGGATATGACAG GGCAGTAGGTATTGTGGTTATACGAACCATGGAAATTGTATCTGGAGATGTAACTATGAAACTGGACAATGATTTCTTTTCCCAAAGCAAACGATCATCAGCTACTTCCCCATCTACGAAAAAACCTCATAAAGAGTATCAGCTGTCAGCACTTGCAAAATATTCTATGTATTTTTCTGAAAAG GTTTCCTTCAGCTTACCCAAACTAGATGTCAGATGTGTGAATCGAAAACATGATCTGTTTGCTGTGAATAACGTCACGGCAATTATCTTGAGGAGCATTAAATCGAAGTCTGTTGAAGATTCAGGGGATATTACACGTCTTATGGAACTCAATGAGATTCAT CTCTTTAGGGAAGCTGAATCCTCTATATTAGAGATTATTAAAGTTGATGTGGTGTCTTTTATCGAGATCCCTTTTCAGGTTTGGAACCACTAA
- the LOC106428041 gene encoding TLC domain-containing protein 5-like yields the protein MEEEQIRVVKIIVIGVILWGVSFILTRRIFSSYSFDFSNRLLSTVHATVAVTLATFSVQDWSCPVCPRASKPSPQQMDTMAFSLSYMIYDLICCQFDQVISMDNAVHHFVSILGFVAGFAYQKSGSEIIATLWIAEISSPFYHLREILKEIGYRDTSVNLAADVCFATIFTLARIVCGPFLVYVSLTADNPIFIKAMGSGLQLVSIFWFYKIFGMMRYKLFKKPKSNKKAT from the exons ATGGAGGAAGAACAAATAAGAGTCGTAAAGATAATAGTTATTGGAGTAATATTATGGGGTGTGAGCTTTATTCTCACCAGAAGAATCTTCTCAAGCTACTCCTTCGACTTCAGCAACCGTCTTCTCTCAACTGTTCACGCGACAGTCGCTGTCACTTTAGCAACATTCTCTGTTCAAGATTGGTCTTGCCCTGTTTGTCCTCGTGCTTCTAAGCCGTCTCCCCAACAG ATGGATACAATGGCGTTTTCATTGTCGTACATGATATACGATCTCATATGTTGTCAGTTCGATCAAGTGATCAGCATGGACAATGCGGTTCATCATTTTGTCAGCATTCTTGGTTTTGTTGCTGGATTTGCCTACCAAAAG TCTGGATCTGAGATCATCGCTACACTGTGGATAGCAGAGATATCGAGTCCTTTTTACCATTTAAGGGAGATTCTTAAAGAGATTGGATACAGAGACACCAGCGTCAATCTGGCAGCCGAT GTGTGTTTTGCCACTATTTTCACATTGGCGAGAATTGTGTGTGGACCCTTTCTCGTTTACGTAAGTCTAACGGCTGATAATCCCATCTTCATCAAG gCAATGGGATCCGGATTACAACTCGTGAGTATATTTTGGTTCTATAAAATCTTTGGGATGATGAGATATAAACTATTTAAGAAGCCAAAGTCAAACAAAAAGGCTACCTAG
- the LOC106428070 gene encoding protein SABRE-like isoform X1 yields the protein MVVWLLMLKTFKIKLRSRHSLNVPAGGNSGAAFFEAPLFNIEVTMDWECEPGSSLNVVDPLRSASLSLRFNLSLRPIDKNESMSRSSPTINLGAQDLAWILKCCSLYSDPPHKLRSFSGRPRFGVPRVVLVAEDLSLDQVMTEFMVRVDAAPFLINYVPSDLDDPAKGLIFDIKELKYELCYSRGKQNYTLECKRDALDLVYQGLDVHVPKGFINKDGHKGDEKNRDAGFLLYCDYCTIRRQAPKADIERLSAWQEAGRKNLEVTYLRSEFANRNESDEDLQSDPSDDDGYNIVLSDNCQRVFVYGLKLLWTIENRNAVFSFVSGISKGFEPSPSRQYTQSKILEGNQKNQEETSTSSASSGESRTIDKVETSGSHEEGTSHFMVNVIEPQSNLHSEEANVSNHMRENVHSTALPVLVRGNIVNQPNWRCYCFGCKEFVYSLIHLTLMDTRVAFCWLPLVVVL from the exons ATGGTCGTGTGGTTGTTAATGCTAAAGACTTTTAAGATAAAGTTGAGGAGTCGACACTCTCTAAATGTTCCAGCTGGCGGCAACTCTGGAGCTGCGTTTTTCGAAGCCCCGCTGTTTAATATCGAAGTTACAATGGACTGGGAATGCGAGCCTGGGAGTTCTTTGAATGTTGTTGATCCGCTCAGATCAGCATCGCTCTCGCTTCGATTCAATTTATCCCTTAGACCCATTGACAAGAATGAGAGCATGTCTCGTTCATCACCAACAATTAATCTTGGAGCACAAGATTTGGCATGGATACTCAAGTGCTGCAGTTTGTATAGTGATCCTCCGCACAAGTTACGTTCTTTCTCGGGAAGGCCTAGGTTTGGAGTCCCAAGAGTTGTCCTAGTAGCTGAAGACTTATCTCTAGATCAGGTGATGACGGAGTTTATGGTCCGTGTAGATGCCGCTCCTTTTCTAATAAACTACGTGCCTAGTGACCTTGATGACCCTGCCAAAGGATTGATTTTTGATATTAAAGAGCTAAAATACGAATTATGCTACAGTCGCGGGAAGCAAAATTATACATTAGAGTGCAAGCGGGATGCACTTGACCTTGTATATCAAGGTCTTGATGTTCATGTGCCTAAGGGTTTTATTAATAAAGATGGGCACAAGGGGGATGAAAAGAATCgtgatgcagggtttctattgtATTGTGATTATTGTACTATTAGAAGACAGGCTCCAAAAGCTGATATTGAAAGACTATCGGCATGGCAGGAGGCTGGAAGAAAAAATCTTGAGGTTACATATCTGCGGTCAGAGTTTGCaaatagaaacgagagtgatgaaGATCTACAATCAGATCCTAGTGATGATGATGGATACAATATAGTCCTTTCTGACAACTGTCAGCGGGTCTTTGTTTATGGTCTCAAACTCTTGTGGACGATAGAGAATAGGAATGCTGTTTTCTCTTTTGTTAGCGGAATATCGAAGGGGTTCGAACCTTCTCCTTCTCGTCAGTATACGCAGAGCAAGATTCTTgaaggaaaccaaaaaaatcaagagGAAACTTCAACATCTTCTGCAAGCTCAGGAGAAAGCCGAACAATTG ATAAAGTTGAGACCAGCGGATCTCATGAAGAAGGCACTAGTCACTTCATGGTGAATGTCATTGAGCCACAGTCTAATCTTCACTCAGAGGAGGCTAATGTAAGTAATCATATGCGTGAGAATGTGCATTCAACAGCTTTACCTGTTTTAGTGCGTGGTAACATAGTTAACCAACCAAATTGGCGCTGTTATTGTTTTGGGTGTAAAGAGTTTGTTTACTCGTTGATACACCTTACTTTGATGGATACCAGGGTCGCTTTCTGCTGGCTGCCGCTAGTGGTCGTGTTATAG
- the LOC125591824 gene encoding uncharacterized protein LOC125591824: MVIETIPGATPGSKQRFDRLYVCFTSQRESWIESCRPIIGLDGAFLKWDIKGHLLAAVGRDGDNRIVPIAWAVVEIENNVNWEWFGLVNAVKNELPEAEHRMCSRHILANWKRDNKDPELERLFWKIAGSYTLGDYQEHMDTLKKYCSGAFNSLQKTNPNTWSRAFFRLGSDCNDNLNNLSESFNKTIREARKKPLLEMLEDIRRQCMVRNAKRAIIASHSKTKFTKKVHLEVEKTKEKAKDCIRYMACGNVHEIDDGGVTYSVDMDLKTCGCLKWQLRRIPCIHASCVITAKKLKMEDFVSKYYTSDMWRVTYSRGIRPV, encoded by the exons ATGGTTATTGAGACTATTCCCGGTGCTACTCCAGGAAGCAAGCAAAGGTTTGACAGGttatatgtttgtttcacaTCTCAAAGAGAATCTTGGATAGAATCATGTCGACCTATCATTGGGCTAGATGGTGCATTCTTGAAGTGGGATATTAAAGGGCATCTACTAGCTGCTGTAGGAAGAGATGGAGACAACAGGATTGTGCCAATTGCTTGGGCTGTTGTTGAGATTGAAAATAATGTGAACTGGGAATGGTTT GGACTTGTGAATGCTGTCAAGAATGAGCTTCCAGAAGCTGAACACCGAATGTGTTCAAGACATATCCTTGCAAACTGGAAAAGAGACAATAAAGATCCTGAATTAGAGAGATTATTTTGGAAGATAGCAGGAAGCTACACTCTAGGGGATTATCAAGAGCATATGGAcacactaaaaaaatattgctCAGGTGCCTTTAACTCCCTTCAGAAAACAAACCCCAATACATGGTCAAGAGCTTTTTTTAGGTTAGGATCTGATTGCAATGACAACCTTAACAACCTTAGTGAGTCATTCAACAAGACAATTAGAGAAGCTAGAAAAAAGCCATTGTTGGAAATGTTAGAGGATATAAGAAGGCAATGCATGGTTCGTAATGCCAAAAGAGCTATCATTGCTTCACATAGTAAGACTAAGTTCACAAAGAAAGTTCATTTGGAGGTTGAAAAGACTAAGGAAAAAGCAAAGGATTGCATCAGATATATGGCATGTGGGAATGTTCATGAAATTGATGATGGAGGTGTCACCTATAGTGTTGATATGGATTTGAAAACATGCGGGTGTCTCAAGTGGCAGCTCAGAAGAATTCCATGTATTCATGCTTCATGTGTAATAACTGCAAAGAAACTAAAGATGGAAGATTTTGTGTCCAAGTACTACACAAGTGACATGTGGAGAGTGACATACTCGCGTGGTATCAGGCCGGTGTAG